Proteins co-encoded in one Cinclus cinclus chromosome Z, bCinCin1.1, whole genome shotgun sequence genomic window:
- the FBXO4 gene encoding F-box only protein 4 isoform X2: MSFLSPQDVCRLGSTSCYWRAAVQDPLLWRYFLLRDLPSWTSVDWKSLPEEEIFNKAFSEVSDNALYDYMAAYKRSCPQGRRSLKSSRPRYEAVTSFLQSLVTQAEPRFAMFGPGLEELDNSLVQKMMTCPEILLVAGLPHRQIHGIGSGVSFQFNSNQKFNIVTLYSTTSVERRRAREEQSVAVNKMFYQENSTVGNQQATHYSVIDQVKKVCEVVDGFIYVANAEAHREHHRQEELARILAMIDPALGPPNRPLLVLSCVSHVGVRRIPCVYVAHQLQLNLLHQPWMMQDTVAATLDGLLNGIEWLLEEANCKSAQ; the protein is encoded by the exons ATGTCCTTCCTCTCGCCCCAAGATGTGTGCCGCTTAGGAAGCACGAGTTGTTACTGGAGGGCGGCTGTGCAAGACCCGTTGTTGTGGAGATATTTTCTCCTCCGGGATCTCCCCTCTTGGACATCTGTTGATTGGAAATCGCTTCCAGAGGAGGAGATTTTTAATAAAGCCTTTTCAGAGGTCAGCGACAATGCGCTGTATGATTACATGGCAGC ATATAAAAGGAGCTGTCCTCAGGGTAGAAGAAGTTTGAAATCAAGCCGTCCTCGGTATGAGGCTGTGACTTCCTTTTTGCAATCACTGGTCACTCAGGCAGAACCTCGCTTTGCTATGTTTGGGCCAGGTTTGGAAGAGCTGGACAACTCATTAGTGCAAAAGATGATGACATGCCCAGAAATTCTACTGGTAGCTGGCCTACCTCATAGACAAATTCATG gAATTGGATCAGGAGTCAGTTTTCAGTTTAACAGCAATCAAAAATTTAATATTGTGACACTGTATTCCACCACGAG TGTGGAAAGGAGGAGAGCAAGGGAAGAGCAATCTGTTGCTGTGAATAAGATGTTTTACCAAGAGAACAGCACAGTAGGTAATCAGCAAGCCACGCACTACAGTGTAATAGATCAAGTGAAGAAGGTGTGTGAAGTAGTTGATGGATTCATTTATGTTGCTAATGCAGAAGCTCATAGAG AGCATCATCGTCAGGAGGAGCTGGCTCGTATTTTGGCAATGATTGATCCAGCCCTTGGGCCTCCAAACAGACCTCTGCTGGTTTTGTCTTGTGTGTCTCATGTTGGTGTGAGAAGAATTCCATGTGTTTACGTGGCACATCAGTTGCAACTAAATCTGCTGCATCAGCCCTGGATG ATGCAGGACACTGTAGCTGCAACTTTAGATGGATTGCTAAATGGAATTGAGTGGCTTTTGGAAGAAGCAAATTGTAAAAGTGCTCAGTAA
- the FBXO4 gene encoding F-box only protein 4 isoform X1: MAAGAEQRGTGLEAAVRGGLRVLRERWMRGNRRGSAPAPLPALPDGAEGESALQALPIDVQLSIMSFLSPQDVCRLGSTSCYWRAAVQDPLLWRYFLLRDLPSWTSVDWKSLPEEEIFNKAFSEVSDNALYDYMAAYKRSCPQGRRSLKSSRPRYEAVTSFLQSLVTQAEPRFAMFGPGLEELDNSLVQKMMTCPEILLVAGLPHRQIHGIGSGVSFQFNSNQKFNIVTLYSTTSVERRRAREEQSVAVNKMFYQENSTVGNQQATHYSVIDQVKKVCEVVDGFIYVANAEAHREHHRQEELARILAMIDPALGPPNRPLLVLSCVSHVGVRRIPCVYVAHQLQLNLLHQPWMMQDTVAATLDGLLNGIEWLLEEANCKSAQ, from the exons ATGGCGGCGGGAGCGGAGCAGCGCGGAACCGGCCTGGAGGCCGCGGTGCGGGGCGGGCTGCGCGTCCTCCGGGAGCGCTGGATGCGGGGCAACCGGCGGGgctccgcgcccgccccgctcccggcgcTCCCGGATGGTGCGGAGGGAGAGAGCGCCCTGCAGGCGCTGCCG ATCGACGTGCAGCTGAGCATCATGTCCTTCCTCTCGCCCCAAGATGTGTGCCGCTTAGGAAGCACGAGTTGTTACTGGAGGGCGGCTGTGCAAGACCCGTTGTTGTGGAGATATTTTCTCCTCCGGGATCTCCCCTCTTGGACATCTGTTGATTGGAAATCGCTTCCAGAGGAGGAGATTTTTAATAAAGCCTTTTCAGAGGTCAGCGACAATGCGCTGTATGATTACATGGCAGC ATATAAAAGGAGCTGTCCTCAGGGTAGAAGAAGTTTGAAATCAAGCCGTCCTCGGTATGAGGCTGTGACTTCCTTTTTGCAATCACTGGTCACTCAGGCAGAACCTCGCTTTGCTATGTTTGGGCCAGGTTTGGAAGAGCTGGACAACTCATTAGTGCAAAAGATGATGACATGCCCAGAAATTCTACTGGTAGCTGGCCTACCTCATAGACAAATTCATG gAATTGGATCAGGAGTCAGTTTTCAGTTTAACAGCAATCAAAAATTTAATATTGTGACACTGTATTCCACCACGAG TGTGGAAAGGAGGAGAGCAAGGGAAGAGCAATCTGTTGCTGTGAATAAGATGTTTTACCAAGAGAACAGCACAGTAGGTAATCAGCAAGCCACGCACTACAGTGTAATAGATCAAGTGAAGAAGGTGTGTGAAGTAGTTGATGGATTCATTTATGTTGCTAATGCAGAAGCTCATAGAG AGCATCATCGTCAGGAGGAGCTGGCTCGTATTTTGGCAATGATTGATCCAGCCCTTGGGCCTCCAAACAGACCTCTGCTGGTTTTGTCTTGTGTGTCTCATGTTGGTGTGAGAAGAATTCCATGTGTTTACGTGGCACATCAGTTGCAACTAAATCTGCTGCATCAGCCCTGGATG ATGCAGGACACTGTAGCTGCAACTTTAGATGGATTGCTAAATGGAATTGAGTGGCTTTTGGAAGAAGCAAATTGTAAAAGTGCTCAGTAA
- the RIMOC1 gene encoding RAB7A-interacting MON1-CCZ1 complex subunit 1, with protein sequence MAAVAALRPRVAALGRRLGARGDCDTFLAKGSANLDKLKNLCNEGKEHPSTLFQLYTQAVLDITYFEENQLVDEDFPEEYSLQKLKELICVLSEPEDLVRECNIKEPINILGAELLECLYWRRGALLYMYCHTAKERSEWLQENTAIFKKCLNDGVHYLMKMLSFRCPLQLDEDVSLQDKDTARLLSEGVFSDTHLLAMMYSGEMCYWGLKHCEGKQESLESVDPASNSELGSRPQSISLDFQETGRVMLTKYVAVCEGPLKGQGWNTTTAKQMLHYFVKSHN encoded by the exons ATGGCGGCCGTGGCGGCGCTGCGGCCGCGGGTGGCCGCTCTGGGCCGGCGGCTCGGGGCGCGCGGGGACTGCG ATACCTTCTTAGCGAAAGGCTCTGCTAATCTGGACAAGTTGAAGAACCTCTGCAACGAAGGCAAAGAACATCCTTCCACGCTTTTTCAGCTTTATACCCAG GCTGTCCTAGACATTACCTATTTTGAGGAAAACCAGCTTGTGGATGAAGATTTTCCGGAAGAATATTCGTTGCAAAAACTTAAAGAACTTATTTGTGTTCTTTCAGAACCAGAAGACCTAGTGAGGGAATGCAACATAAAAGAA CCCATCAACATCCTTGGTGCAGAGTTACTAGAATGTCTTTACTGGAGAAGAGGAGCCCTGCTTTACATGTACTGCcacacagcaaaagaaaggaGTGAATGGCTACAAGAAAACACTGCCATATTTAAAAAG TGTCTTAATGATGGAGTTCATTACTTGATGAAGATGCTTAGCTTTAGATGCCCTCTTCAGCTAGATGAAGATGTCTCACTTCAAGATAAAGACACAGCTAGATTACTCAGTGAAG gTGTATTTAGTGACACTCACTTACTGGCAATGATGTACAGTGGAGAAATGTGCTACTGGGGACTGAAACACTGTGAAGGGAAGCAGGAAAGCCTTGAGTCAGTAGATCCTGCATCTAACAGCGAGCTGGGCAGCAGACCACAGAGCATATCGCTGGATTTCCAAGAAACGGGGAGAGTCATGTTAACGAAGTACGTGGCCGTATGTGAGGGACCCTTAAAAGGTCAAGGGTGGAACACAACAACTGCAAAACAAATGCTGCATTACTTTGTGAAATCCCACAACTGA